A stretch of Castanea sativa cultivar Marrone di Chiusa Pesio chromosome 2, ASM4071231v1 DNA encodes these proteins:
- the LOC142625652 gene encoding putative sulfate transporter 3.3: MAGAAIIVSLQQLKSLLGITNFTKQMGLVPVLSSVFHNRKEWSWQTIVMGFCFLVLLLLARHVFIAGGGKFFEGTPKQMYQSLCVTLGSLPKPTRVYCGHEVSRVRVRISPFPKSKSLQP; encoded by the exons ATGGCTGGAGCTGCTATTATAGTTTCTCTGCAACAGCTTAAGAGCCTCCTTGGAATCACTAATTTCACCAAACAAATGGGTTTGGTTCCTGTTTTAAGCTCTGTTTTCCACAACAGAAAAGAG TGGTCATGGCAGACGATAGTCATGGGATTTTGCTTCCTTGTCTTACTATTATTGGCAAGACACGTG TTTATTGCTGGTGGTGGGAAATTTTTTGAGGGAACACCAAAGCAGATGTATCAATCGCTATGTGTAACATTGGGTTCATTGCCAAAGCCAACTCGAGTATACTGTGGCCATGAG gtttcTCGTGTGCGTGTGCGCATCAGCCCCTTCCCCAAATCAAAATCCTTGCAACCCTAA